Proteins co-encoded in one Ziziphus jujuba cultivar Dongzao chromosome 9, ASM3175591v1 genomic window:
- the LOC107426203 gene encoding uncharacterized protein LOC107426203, which yields MRNQMNELFVWILMLLINSVSGASGKQYTSAVGDPGMRRDELRVAFEAWNFCNEVGAEAPGMGSPRAADCFDLRGSSLEHRIRKIDNKLGVGTPFPGLSPVALNNADLYAAHKELYLGSLCEVEDFPKPWQFWMVMLKNGNFDTMSGLCPANGAKIPPFRSESFPCFGKGCMNQPTFSHSETALLDGNILRGGFSGTYDLGSDPNNGLDGISYYEVVWEKKVGAGSWVFKHKLKTSKKYPWLMLYLRADATRGFSGGYRYDTRGMLKTHPESPNFKVKLNLDIKKGGGPKSQFYLIDIGSCWKNNGLPCNGDVLTDVTRYNEMIINPETPAWCSPTGLVNCPPYHITPDDRKIYRNDTANFPYSAYHYYCAPGNAQHLEHPVSLCDPYSNPQAQEIVQLLPHPIWADYGYPTKQGVGWIGDGRSWELDVGGLSSRLYFYQDPGTTPATRVWTSIDVGTEIFVSDEDEEAEWILSNFDVLLT from the exons ATGAGGAATCAAATGAATGAGTTATTTGTGTGGATCTTAATGCTGCTTATAAATAGTGTTTCTGGTGCAAGCGGGAAACAGTACACCTCGGCTGTGGGAGACCCGGGAATGAGAAGAGATGAACTGAGAGTGGCCTTTGAAGCTTGGAACTTCTGTAATGAAGTTGGTGCAGAAGCTCCTGGCATGGGTAGCCCAAGAGCTGCTGATTGTTTTGATCTCAGAG GTTCTTCTCTGGAACACAGAATAAGAAAAATTGATAACAAACTTGGAGTTGGCACACCATTCCCAGGGTTGAGTCCAGTGGCTCTAAACAATGCAGACCTTTATGCAGCACACAAGGAGCTCTATCTGGGTTCTTTATGTGAGGTTGAAGATTTCCCAAAACCATGGCAGTTTTGGATGGTCATGcttaaaaatggaaactttgACACCATGTCTGGTTTATGCCCTGCTAATGGGGCAAAGATACCACCTTTTAGGTCAGAAAGTTTTCCTTGCTTTGGAAAGGGGTGTATGAATCAGCCAACCTTCAGCCATTCAGAGACTGCTTTGTTGGATGGCAATATATTGAGAGGAGGTTTTAGTGGTACTTATGATTTGGGTTCTGATCCTAACAATGGACTTGATGGGATATCTTACTATGAAGTTGTTTGGGAAAAGAAAGTCGGTGCTGGAAGTTGGGTATTCAAGCATAAGCTTAAGACTTCAAAGAAGTACCCATGGTTGATGCTGTACCTTAGAGCGGATGCAACCAGAGGATTTTCTGGAGGCTACCGTTACGACACAAGAGGAATGCTCAAAACT CATCCAGAATCACCAAACTTCAAGGTGAAATTGAATTTGGATATCAAAAAAGGAGGAGGACCCAAGAGCCAGTTCTACTTGATTGATATAGGAAGCTGCTGGAAGAACAATGGGTTGCCTTGTAATGGGGATGTCCTGACTGATGTAACCAGATACAATGAGATGATAATAAACCCAGAAACTCCTGCTTGGTGCAGCCCTACAGGATTGGTGAACTGCCCACCTTACCATATTACTCCTGATGACAGAAAGATTTACAGAAATGATACTGCTAATTTCCCATACTCGGCATACCACTATTACTGTGCTCCTGGGAATGCCCAACATTTGGAGCATCCTGTGAGCCTTTGTGATCCTTACAGCAATCCTCAAGCGCAAGAGATAGTTCAGTTGTTGCCTCATCCCATATGGGCTGACTATGGCTATCCAACCAAACAAGGGGTTGGTTGGATTGGAGATGGCAGAAGTTGGGAGCTTGATGTTGGTGGCCTTTCCAGCAGGCTTTACTTCTATCAG GATCCTGGCACCACTCCTGCTACAAGGGTATGGACATCAATAGACGTTGGCACTGAAATTTTTGTCAGTGACGAAGACGAAGAGGCAGAATGGATTCTAAGTAACTTTGACGTCCTTCTCACATAA
- the LOC107426204 gene encoding two-pore potassium channel 5 isoform X1, with protein sequence MENEPFLAAQTRPHQQQQQQLQPIIEHQDYSFRVAPSLSDSLLIFQETPPRRQDPQSSAASTEYDAPKRKQLHRCRTAPAMSVMRDRKAKAAQIPKPQLDSSSIIIRQAVFLLIIYLALGVVIYSFNRDRFSGIETHPVVDALYFCIVTMCTIGYGDIAPLTPLTKLFACVFVLVGFGFIDILLSGVVNYVLDLQESLILAGIQMGQQQHQAQSQSQSHSHHHGFSARDYIFDVAKGRMRIRLKVGLALGVVVLCIGMGALVLHFLEHLNWIDSVYLSVMSVTTVGYGDRAFKTLPGRLFAAVWLLLSTLAVARAFLYLAEARIDKRHRRITKWVLHRDITVQDLLAADINNTGFISKSEYVIYKLKEMGKIGEKDILQICNQFSKLDPNNCGKITLPDLLENHL encoded by the exons ATGGAAAATGAGCCCTTTCTCGCCGCCCAAACAAGGCCCcatcagcaacaacaacaacaactccAGCCCATAATCGAGCACCAAGATTACTCCTTTCGAGTCGCTCCCTCTCTCAGCGACTCATTACTCATCTTCCAAGAAACCCCACCACGACGACAAGACCCACAGTCGTCAGCCGCCTCAACTGAATACGATGCCCCAAAGAGGAAGCAACTCCACCGGTGCAGAACAGCCCCAGCCATGTCCGTCATGCGGGACCGAAAAGCAAAGGCCGCCCAGATTCCTAAACCACAGTTGGATTCTAGCTCCATTATCATCAGGCAAGCCGTGTTTTTGCTTATCATATATCTCGCTCTTGGAGTTGTCATCTACTCCTTCAACAGGGACAGGTTCTCCGGGATAGAAACCCACCCGGTTGTAGATGCTCTCTACTTCTGCATAGTAACCATGTGCACGATTGGCTACGGGGACATAGCCCCCTTAACGCCGCTTACGAAGCTCTTTGCTTGCGTCTTTGTGTTGGTTGGTTTTGGGTTCATAGACATTTTGCTGAGCGGGGTTGTCAATTATGTGCTGGACTTGCAAGAAAGCCTAATACTGGCGGGGATTCAAATGGGCCAACAACAACATCAAGCCCAGTCCCAGTCCCAGTCCCACTCTCACCACCATGGATTTTCTGCTAGGGACTACATTTTTGATGTGGCCAAGGGCAGGATGAGGATCAGACTGAAGGTGGGTTTGGCTTTGGGAGTGGTCGTCTTGTGCATCGGAATGGGAGCGCTTGTTTTGCATTTTCTGGAGCATTTGAATTGGATTGATTCCGTTTATCTGTCGGTTATGTCGGTTACGACAGTTGGTTATGGGGACAGGGCTTTTAAGACTCTGCCCGGGAGGCTTTTCGCTGCCGTTTGGCTTCTGCTATCCACGCTGGCCGTGGCGCGTGCTTTTTTATATTTGGCAGAGGCTAGGATTGATAAGCGGCACAGGAGGATCACCAAGTGGGTGTTGCATAGGGATATTACTGTCCAGGATCTGCTTGCAGCCGACATCAATAATACCGGTTTCATTAG CAAATCAGAGTACGTCATTTACAAGCTTAAAGAGATGGGAAAGATAGGGGAGAAGGATATATTGCAGATCTGCAATCAGTTCAGTAAGCTTGACCCAAACAATTGTGGGAAGATAACACTGCCTGATCTGTTAGAGAACCACTTATGA
- the LOC107426204 gene encoding two-pore potassium channel 5 isoform X2 translates to MENEPFLAAQTRPHQQQQQQLQPIIEHQDYSFRVAPSLSDSLLIFQETPPRRQDPQSSAASTEYDAPKRKQLHRCRTAPAMSVMRDRKAKAAQIPKPQLDSSSIIIRQAVFLLIIYLALGVVIYSFNRDRFSGIETHPVVDALYFCIVTMCTIGYGDIAPLTPLTKLFACVFVLVGFGFIDILLSGVVNYVLDLQESLILAGIQMGQQQHQAQSQSQSHSHHHGFSARDYIFDVAKGRMRIRLKVGLALGVVVLCIGMGALVLHFLEHLNWIDSVYLSVMSVTTVGYGDRAFKTLPGRLFAAVWLLLSTLAVARAFLYLAEARIDKRHRRITKWVLHRDITVQDLLAADINNTGFIRKENP, encoded by the exons ATGGAAAATGAGCCCTTTCTCGCCGCCCAAACAAGGCCCcatcagcaacaacaacaacaactccAGCCCATAATCGAGCACCAAGATTACTCCTTTCGAGTCGCTCCCTCTCTCAGCGACTCATTACTCATCTTCCAAGAAACCCCACCACGACGACAAGACCCACAGTCGTCAGCCGCCTCAACTGAATACGATGCCCCAAAGAGGAAGCAACTCCACCGGTGCAGAACAGCCCCAGCCATGTCCGTCATGCGGGACCGAAAAGCAAAGGCCGCCCAGATTCCTAAACCACAGTTGGATTCTAGCTCCATTATCATCAGGCAAGCCGTGTTTTTGCTTATCATATATCTCGCTCTTGGAGTTGTCATCTACTCCTTCAACAGGGACAGGTTCTCCGGGATAGAAACCCACCCGGTTGTAGATGCTCTCTACTTCTGCATAGTAACCATGTGCACGATTGGCTACGGGGACATAGCCCCCTTAACGCCGCTTACGAAGCTCTTTGCTTGCGTCTTTGTGTTGGTTGGTTTTGGGTTCATAGACATTTTGCTGAGCGGGGTTGTCAATTATGTGCTGGACTTGCAAGAAAGCCTAATACTGGCGGGGATTCAAATGGGCCAACAACAACATCAAGCCCAGTCCCAGTCCCAGTCCCACTCTCACCACCATGGATTTTCTGCTAGGGACTACATTTTTGATGTGGCCAAGGGCAGGATGAGGATCAGACTGAAGGTGGGTTTGGCTTTGGGAGTGGTCGTCTTGTGCATCGGAATGGGAGCGCTTGTTTTGCATTTTCTGGAGCATTTGAATTGGATTGATTCCGTTTATCTGTCGGTTATGTCGGTTACGACAGTTGGTTATGGGGACAGGGCTTTTAAGACTCTGCCCGGGAGGCTTTTCGCTGCCGTTTGGCTTCTGCTATCCACGCTGGCCGTGGCGCGTGCTTTTTTATATTTGGCAGAGGCTAGGATTGATAAGCGGCACAGGAGGATCACCAAGTGGGTGTTGCATAGGGATATTACTGTCCAGGATCTGCTTGCAGCCGACATCAATAATACCGGTTTCATTAG AAAGGAAAATCCGTAA